A single window of Streptomyces aquilus DNA harbors:
- a CDS encoding esterase-like activity of phytase family protein yields the protein MSPHATGRRRVHRSVAAGVPLLVLAALVAAAPAEGATPEAAHVTRTATLGDIPLGTFSNTLLPGTVDDDRGVDLGGIGSDLYPAGRRGEFWTVTDRGPNGQIKIDGKKRRTFPVPGFDPAIVRIRVSGDAVEVLDAIPITTSSGKPVTGLPDQEGRDEAPYTYDARTRLAYDPNGLDTEGIVRAADGSFWLVDEYGPSLVHVSARGKVLTRYVPRGLNLTGTDYPVVEALPSVLLHRKINRGFEGLAQLPCGDLVMAVQSPLSLPDTAAGEASRTTRLLRFSPRKQAVTAEYAYRFDPVDVVDPSEDDTSELKISSVVAVGGDRLLVEERTDKAARLQLVRLGRDADILGGAYDDDTTSPSLEQLDDPAAAGVPVLGKRLVVDLGTVDGVPGKIEGIARVDHDTLALINDNDFGMTDGAGAFDAQGRLVDSGVETTVTYVRLPRGI from the coding sequence ATGTCCCCGCACGCCACCGGCCGGCGCCGCGTCCACCGTTCCGTCGCGGCGGGCGTGCCCCTCCTCGTGCTGGCCGCGCTCGTGGCGGCCGCCCCCGCCGAAGGAGCCACGCCCGAGGCGGCGCACGTGACACGTACCGCGACCCTCGGGGACATCCCGTTGGGCACCTTCAGCAACACGCTGCTGCCCGGCACGGTGGACGACGACCGGGGCGTGGACCTCGGCGGCATCGGCAGCGACCTCTACCCGGCAGGCCGCAGAGGCGAGTTCTGGACGGTCACCGATCGCGGCCCCAACGGCCAGATCAAGATCGACGGCAAGAAGCGCCGCACGTTCCCCGTGCCGGGCTTCGACCCGGCGATCGTGCGGATCAGAGTGTCCGGGGACGCCGTCGAGGTGCTGGACGCGATCCCGATCACGACCTCGTCCGGCAAGCCCGTCACCGGGTTGCCCGACCAGGAAGGACGCGACGAGGCGCCGTACACCTATGACGCGCGGACGCGGCTGGCGTACGACCCGAACGGGCTGGACACCGAGGGCATCGTGCGGGCCGCGGACGGGAGTTTCTGGCTCGTGGACGAGTACGGGCCGAGTCTCGTGCACGTCTCCGCGCGCGGGAAGGTACTCACCCGGTATGTGCCACGAGGGCTGAACCTCACCGGCACCGACTACCCGGTGGTCGAGGCACTGCCCTCCGTGCTGCTGCACCGGAAGATCAACCGCGGTTTCGAGGGGCTCGCCCAACTCCCGTGCGGCGACCTGGTGATGGCGGTGCAGAGCCCGCTGTCCCTGCCGGACACCGCCGCGGGCGAGGCGTCGCGCACGACCCGGCTGCTGCGGTTCTCGCCCAGGAAGCAGGCCGTCACGGCCGAGTACGCGTACCGGTTCGACCCGGTGGACGTCGTCGACCCGAGCGAGGACGACACCTCGGAGCTGAAGATCTCCTCGGTGGTCGCCGTGGGCGGCGACCGGCTGCTGGTCGAGGAGCGCACCGACAAGGCCGCGCGGCTTCAGCTCGTGCGCCTGGGGCGGGACGCGGACATCCTCGGCGGCGCCTATGACGACGACACGACGTCCCCGTCGCTGGAGCAGCTCGACGACCCGGCCGCCGCGGGGGTGCCGGTGCTGGGCAAGCGCCTCGTCGTCGACCTGGGGACGGTCGACGGGGTGCCCGGGAAGATCGAGGGGATCGCGCGCGTGGACCACGACACGCTCGCCCTGATCAACGACAACGACTTCGGGATGACCGACGGCGCGGGCGCGTTCGACGCGCAGGGCCGGCTGGTCGACAGCGGGGTGGAGACGACGGTGACGTACGTGCGGCTGCCGCGCGGGATCTGA
- the xylA gene encoding xylose isomerase: MNYQPTPEDRFTFGLWTVGWQGRDPFGDATRRALDPVETVQRLAELGAHGVTFHDDDLIPFGSSDSEREGHIKRFREALDATGMKVPMATTNLFTHPVFKDGGFTANDRDVRRYALRKVIRNIDLAVELGAETYVAWGGREGAESGAAKDVRAALDRMKEAFDLLGEYVTEQGYNLKFAIEPKPNEPRGDILLPTVGHALAFIERLERPELYGVNPEVGHEQMAGLNFPHGIAQALWAGKLFHIDLNGQSGIKYDQDLRFGAGDLRAAFWLVDLLESAGYAGPKHFDFKPPRTEDLDGVWASAAGCMRNYLILKERSAAFRADPAVQEALRAARLDELAQPTAADGLKSLLADRTAFEEFDVDAAAARGMAFEQLDQLAMDHLLGARG, encoded by the coding sequence ATGAACTACCAGCCCACCCCCGAGGACAGGTTCACCTTCGGCCTGTGGACCGTCGGCTGGCAGGGAAGGGACCCGTTCGGCGACGCCACGCGGCGTGCCCTGGACCCTGTCGAGACCGTGCAGCGCCTGGCCGAGCTCGGCGCCCACGGTGTGACCTTCCACGACGACGACCTGATCCCCTTCGGGTCCTCGGACAGCGAGCGCGAGGGGCACATCAAGCGCTTCCGGGAGGCCCTCGACGCCACCGGCATGAAGGTGCCGATGGCCACCACCAACCTCTTCACGCACCCGGTCTTCAAGGACGGCGGCTTCACCGCGAACGACCGTGACGTGCGCCGTTACGCGCTGCGCAAGGTCATCCGCAACATCGACCTGGCGGTCGAGCTCGGCGCCGAGACCTACGTCGCCTGGGGCGGCCGCGAGGGTGCCGAGTCCGGCGCCGCCAAGGACGTCCGCGCGGCCCTGGACCGCATGAAGGAGGCCTTCGACCTCCTCGGCGAGTACGTGACCGAGCAGGGCTACAACCTGAAGTTCGCCATCGAGCCCAAGCCGAACGAGCCCCGCGGCGACATCCTGCTCCCGACGGTCGGCCACGCGCTGGCGTTCATCGAGCGCCTGGAGCGCCCCGAGCTCTACGGCGTCAACCCCGAGGTCGGCCACGAGCAGATGGCCGGGCTGAACTTCCCGCACGGCATCGCGCAGGCCCTGTGGGCGGGCAAGCTCTTCCACATCGACCTCAACGGCCAGTCCGGCATCAAGTACGACCAGGACCTCCGCTTCGGCGCGGGCGACCTGCGTGCCGCCTTCTGGCTGGTCGACCTCCTGGAGAGCGCCGGTTACGCGGGCCCGAAGCACTTCGACTTCAAGCCGCCGCGCACCGAGGACCTCGACGGCGTCTGGGCGTCGGCCGCGGGCTGCATGCGCAACTACCTGATCCTCAAGGAGCGTTCGGCCGCCTTCCGTGCCGACCCGGCGGTCCAGGAGGCGCTGCGTGCCGCGCGTCTGGACGAGCTGGCGCAGCCCACGGCTGCGGACGGCCTGAAGTCGCTGCTCGCCGACCGCACCGCGTTCGAGGAGTTCGACGTGGACGCGGCCGCCGCGCGCGGTATGGCCTTCGAGCAGCTCGACCAGCTGGCGATGGACCACCTGCTGGGTGCGCGCGGCTGA
- the xylB gene encoding xylulokinase — protein MSAAEGPLVVGVDTSTQSTKALVVDASTGRVVASGQAPHTVSSGAGRESDPRQWWDALGEALRQCGDAAHEAAAVSIGGQQHGLVTLDERGEPVRPALLWNDVRSAPQAARLIEELGGPKAWAERTGSVPGASFTVTKWAWLAEHEPEAIRATKSVRLPHDYLTERLTGQGTTDRGDASGTGWWASATESYDTEILAHVGLDPALLPRVVRPGEVAGTVRDSHDLPFSKGTLVAPGTGDNAAAALGLGLRPGTPVLSLGTSGTVYAVSKRRPADPTGTVAGFADAHGDWLPLACTLNCTLAVDRVAALLGLDREAVEPTSDVTLLPYLDGERTPNLPNASGLLHGLRHDTTGGQLLQAAYDGAVHALLGALDLVLDEDADRSTPLLLIGGGARGRAWQETVRRLSGRPVQIPEAKELVALGAAAQAAGLLTGEDPAAVARRWNTTAGPVLEAVERDEATMARISGVLSDAAPLLAGGH, from the coding sequence ATGTCAGCTGCCGAGGGTCCGCTCGTCGTCGGCGTGGACACGTCCACGCAGTCCACCAAGGCCCTGGTCGTCGACGCGTCGACCGGCCGGGTGGTCGCGAGCGGTCAGGCGCCGCACACCGTGTCGTCCGGCGCCGGCCGCGAGAGCGACCCGCGTCAGTGGTGGGACGCCCTGGGCGAGGCCCTGCGCCAGTGCGGCGACGCCGCGCACGAGGCCGCGGCGGTGTCCATCGGCGGCCAGCAGCACGGCCTGGTCACGCTGGACGAGCGCGGCGAGCCGGTGCGCCCGGCCCTGCTGTGGAACGACGTCCGCTCGGCGCCGCAGGCCGCGCGGCTGATCGAGGAGCTGGGCGGCCCGAAGGCCTGGGCGGAGCGCACCGGCAGCGTGCCAGGCGCGTCCTTCACCGTCACGAAGTGGGCGTGGCTGGCCGAGCACGAACCGGAGGCGATCCGCGCGACGAAGTCGGTGCGCCTCCCGCACGACTACCTCACCGAGCGCCTCACCGGCCAGGGCACCACCGACCGCGGCGACGCCTCCGGCACGGGCTGGTGGGCGTCGGCGACCGAGTCGTACGACACCGAGATCCTCGCCCACGTGGGCCTCGACCCGGCGCTGCTCCCGCGCGTGGTCCGCCCCGGCGAGGTGGCGGGCACCGTGCGCGACAGCCACGACCTGCCGTTCTCGAAGGGCACTCTGGTCGCCCCCGGCACCGGGGACAACGCGGCCGCCGCTCTGGGCCTCGGCCTGCGCCCCGGCACCCCGGTGCTGAGCCTGGGCACCTCGGGCACGGTGTACGCGGTGTCCAAGCGGCGCCCCGCCGACCCGACCGGCACGGTGGCCGGCTTCGCCGACGCGCACGGCGACTGGCTGCCATTGGCCTGCACCCTGAACTGCACCCTCGCCGTCGACCGCGTCGCCGCCCTCCTCGGCCTGGACCGCGAGGCCGTGGAGCCCACCTCCGACGTCACACTCCTGCCGTACCTCGACGGCGAGCGCACCCCGAACCTGCCGAACGCCTCGGGCCTGCTGCACGGTCTGCGCCACGACACGACCGGCGGCCAGCTGCTCCAGGCCGCCTACGACGGCGCCGTGCACGCCCTCCTCGGCGCGCTCGACCTGGTTCTGGACGAGGACGCGGACCGCTCGACCCCGCTGCTGCTGATCGGCGGCGGCGCCCGAGGCCGGGCCTGGCAGGAGACCGTACGACGGCTGTCCGGGCGTCCCGTGCAGATCCCGGAGGCCAAGGAGCTGGTCGCGCTCGGCGCCGCCGCGCAGGCCGCCGGCCTGCTGACCGGCGAGGACCCAGCCGCGGTCGCCCGGCGCTGGAACACCACCGCCGGTCCGGTGCTGGAGGCCGTGGAGCGGGACGAGGCGACGATGGCGAGGATCTCCGGGGTACTCTCCGACGCGGCTCCGCTGCTGGCGGGCGGTCATTGA
- a CDS encoding ROK family transcriptional regulator: MTAPLHDTHAAGPGRALPDTQQGMRRRNLARVLHAVSAEGPLSRAAVASRIGLTRAAVSSLVDELIRSGLLEELGPERPGRVGRPGSALAVSGHGPAGIGAEIGVDHLAVCAVDLRGQVRARAERHVANRGRAPGPVIGELTELVHRVVAEAQGEGLWPAGLAVAVPGLVARDARTVVRAPNLDWHDIDLGALLPSAYPLTVDNEANFGALAELWLGDATPHDFLHVSAEIGIGAALVVAGGLLRGTRGFAGELGHVPVQPEGPLCPCGGRGCLEQYAGEEAVLRAAGLAPGEDRVGLLAGRAADGDEAVRRALREAGAALGVALTGAVNLLDPESVVLGGALSGLAPWLLPALEAELDRRTAGPACPVSVSRLGPEGPLLGAAHSVVRAVLDDPAAVAERA; the protein is encoded by the coding sequence ATGACCGCACCGCTGCACGACACCCACGCGGCCGGTCCGGGGCGCGCGCTGCCCGACACCCAGCAGGGCATGCGCCGCCGCAACCTGGCCCGGGTACTGCACGCGGTCAGCGCCGAGGGCCCGCTGTCCCGTGCCGCGGTCGCCTCCCGGATCGGCCTGACCCGTGCCGCCGTGTCCAGCCTCGTCGACGAGCTCATACGCTCCGGCCTGCTGGAGGAGCTGGGACCCGAGCGGCCGGGCCGGGTGGGCCGCCCCGGGTCGGCACTCGCCGTCAGCGGGCACGGCCCCGCCGGCATCGGCGCCGAGATCGGCGTCGACCATCTCGCGGTCTGCGCGGTCGACCTGCGCGGACAAGTGCGGGCCCGGGCCGAACGCCACGTGGCGAACCGCGGCCGTGCCCCCGGGCCCGTGATCGGGGAACTCACCGAACTGGTGCACCGGGTCGTCGCCGAGGCGCAGGGCGAGGGGCTGTGGCCGGCGGGGCTAGCGGTGGCCGTGCCGGGCCTGGTCGCCCGCGACGCCCGCACCGTCGTCCGCGCCCCGAACCTCGACTGGCACGACATCGATCTCGGCGCCCTGCTGCCCTCCGCGTACCCGCTGACCGTGGACAACGAGGCGAACTTCGGCGCGCTCGCGGAGCTCTGGCTCGGGGACGCCACACCGCACGACTTCCTGCATGTGTCGGCGGAGATCGGTATCGGTGCGGCGCTCGTCGTCGCCGGCGGTCTGCTGCGCGGGACCCGCGGCTTCGCGGGCGAGCTGGGGCATGTGCCGGTGCAGCCGGAGGGTCCGCTGTGTCCGTGCGGGGGGCGTGGGTGTCTGGAGCAGTACGCCGGTGAGGAGGCGGTGCTGCGGGCCGCGGGGCTCGCACCGGGTGAGGACCGCGTCGGGCTGCTCGCGGGCCGGGCCGCCGACGGTGACGAGGCCGTACGGCGTGCGCTGCGCGAGGCGGGGGCGGCGCTCGGGGTCGCGCTGACGGGGGCGGTGAACCTGCTGGACCCGGAGAGCGTCGTGCTCGGCGGCGCGCTGTCCGGACTCGCGCCCTGGCTGCTGCCCGCGCTGGAGGCCGAGCTGGACCGGCGTACCGCCGGCCCCGCCTGCCCGGTGTCGGTGTCGCGG